A single genomic interval of Halomonas sp. GT harbors:
- a CDS encoding helix-turn-helix transcriptional regulator yields MLKEFLTTAEVADYLRLKERKVYDLVRQGQIPCSRATGKLLFPRQHIDMWVLSHLEGDQALRSPLPLILAGSQDPLLEWTVRESGSDLASLCHGSGDGLRRLMEEKAMLAGIHLLNFESGRYNEPAALGLGGVRDLIVLHWAKRQQGLLVAPGNPLGIQTLKDISRQKATLAHRQPDAGAAQLLRCLLQRSAIEPKTLNLAANVSLSEDDLALSIAQGEADVGLGVEAAAHRQHLHFIPLIEESFDLVMHRRSYFEPAVQALISFTRQERFIQRARTLQGYNVSGLGEVLYNA; encoded by the coding sequence ATGTTAAAGGAATTTCTTACTACGGCAGAGGTGGCCGACTACCTGCGCTTAAAAGAGCGAAAGGTGTATGACTTGGTGCGTCAGGGCCAGATACCTTGCAGTCGCGCTACCGGAAAATTGCTCTTTCCTCGTCAGCATATCGATATGTGGGTGCTCAGCCATTTAGAAGGTGACCAAGCGCTGCGTTCACCGCTGCCGTTGATATTGGCGGGTAGCCAAGATCCACTGTTGGAGTGGACGGTTCGCGAAAGCGGTAGTGATTTGGCTTCGCTGTGCCACGGCAGTGGCGATGGCCTGCGCCGTTTGATGGAAGAAAAAGCGATGCTGGCGGGTATTCACTTACTCAACTTTGAATCCGGGCGCTATAACGAGCCAGCGGCACTAGGGCTGGGTGGTGTGCGGGACTTAATCGTGCTGCATTGGGCGAAGCGCCAACAAGGGTTGCTGGTGGCGCCGGGAAACCCACTGGGCATTCAAACGCTTAAAGATATTTCCCGGCAAAAGGCTACGCTTGCCCACCGTCAGCCTGATGCAGGTGCGGCTCAATTGCTGCGTTGCCTGCTACAGCGGTCAGCGATTGAACCGAAGACACTAAACTTGGCAGCTAACGTTTCGTTGAGCGAAGATGATTTGGCCCTTTCCATTGCCCAAGGTGAAGCGGACGTTGGGCTTGGGGTCGAAGCAGCAGCCCACCGTCAACACCTACACTTCATACCGCTAATTGAAGAATCATTTGATTTGGTTATGCACCGGCGAAGCTACTTCGAGCCAGCGGTTCAAGCGCTTATCTCGTTTACTCGTCAAGAGCGTTTTATCCAGCGGGCGAGGACTTTGCAAGGCTATAACGTGAGCGGCTTGGGAGAAGTGCTGTATAACGCCTAG
- the cmoB gene encoding tRNA 5-methoxyuridine(34)/uridine 5-oxyacetic acid(34) synthase CmoB: MPLLPDDHRALYQAFLDQASQDATLTPWLAKLPEQLANGLDRQRHGDLSAWEKAVAKLPALPEDRHVDLTSDTVSVDVALSDSQKRQCFNLLRKLSPWRKGPFRLGGIDIDTEWRSDWKWQRVAPYLAPLKYRKVLDVGGGSGYHAWRMAGEGAAFVLVIDPSPRFYWQFQAVRHFVGNADGGRTQFLPIGIEDVPEKLGFFDTVFSMGVLYHRPSPLEHLQQLKEALAPGGELVLETLVVEGDEQTVFVPGERYAAMPNVYFLPSSKALCHWLERCGFTNVRVVDEALTTLDEQRSTEWMTYQSLADFLDPNDPTRTIEGYPAPRRAVIIANRH, encoded by the coding sequence GTGCCGCTGTTACCCGATGATCACCGCGCGCTTTATCAGGCATTTTTAGATCAAGCCAGCCAAGATGCCACACTGACACCCTGGCTTGCCAAGCTGCCAGAACAGCTGGCCAATGGATTAGATCGCCAGCGCCATGGCGACCTTTCCGCCTGGGAGAAGGCGGTTGCCAAATTACCTGCTTTGCCCGAAGATCGCCACGTCGATCTTACCAGCGATACAGTGAGCGTTGATGTCGCTTTGAGCGATAGCCAAAAGCGCCAGTGTTTTAACCTGCTGCGCAAACTGTCGCCCTGGCGTAAAGGTCCCTTTCGGTTAGGCGGTATTGATATTGACACCGAATGGCGTTCTGACTGGAAATGGCAAAGAGTCGCTCCGTATCTTGCGCCGCTAAAGTACCGTAAGGTATTGGATGTTGGCGGTGGCAGCGGCTACCACGCTTGGCGCATGGCCGGAGAAGGCGCAGCCTTTGTACTTGTCATTGATCCTTCACCACGTTTTTATTGGCAGTTTCAGGCGGTGCGCCACTTCGTTGGCAATGCCGACGGCGGCCGCACGCAGTTTCTACCGATAGGTATTGAAGATGTGCCTGAAAAGCTGGGATTTTTCGATACAGTATTTTCTATGGGCGTGCTCTACCACCGTCCTTCGCCACTCGAGCATTTACAGCAGCTAAAAGAGGCATTAGCCCCCGGTGGCGAGCTGGTGCTAGAAACATTGGTCGTTGAAGGCGATGAACAAACGGTATTTGTACCCGGTGAACGCTACGCCGCGATGCCTAATGTTTACTTCTTGCCTTCTTCAAAAGCGCTATGCCACTGGCTAGAACGGTGTGGCTTTACTAATGTGCGAGTGGTCGACGAAGCGCTAACAACACTTGACGAGCAACGCTCAACCGAGTGGATGACCTATCAATCGCTAGCCGATTTCCTCGACCCCAACGACCCAACCCGCACCATTGAAGGCTACCCCGCCCCACGCAGAGCGGTGATTATCGCCAACCGACACTAA
- a CDS encoding App1 family protein: MAWYHQWASFAKRLAHVIAKPMKRDSGHGGMMVHPYRGYGSQREVFVMGRVFRQAALGRAIPRRGMLRDTADVARRIFRRGLADAKVDIRIGDNQLCLTTDRDGYFDAHLPISTALPVDVSWHRADIMVHANGHSPIRTSVEVYVPPPEADLLVISDIDDTVMFTGVAEKLKMLYRLFVRKPHRRTAFPGVASLYQALYRGETEKAERPILYVSRGPWAIYEMLETFFQLNRIPVGPILFLREWGISLRRPWPRRAEAHKRDLIDRMLALYHDMPCILIGDSGQHDPEVYTEVVKAYPTRIKAIYIRRVDKDPQREEAIQRLRDELAHTDCELVLAADSILIAKHAYSKGDISARGLQAVQRDVDAHHNDPE, encoded by the coding sequence ATGGCGTGGTACCACCAGTGGGCAAGCTTTGCCAAAAGGCTTGCCCACGTTATTGCAAAGCCTATGAAGCGGGACAGTGGTCATGGCGGGATGATGGTGCATCCCTACCGTGGTTACGGTTCCCAGCGAGAGGTGTTTGTCATGGGGCGCGTGTTTCGTCAGGCCGCGCTGGGACGGGCGATCCCTCGGCGAGGTATGTTGCGGGACACAGCAGATGTTGCTCGGCGTATCTTTCGGCGCGGTCTTGCTGATGCCAAAGTAGATATACGCATTGGCGATAATCAGCTGTGTTTAACAACTGACCGTGATGGTTATTTTGATGCACACCTGCCAATCAGTACCGCGTTGCCTGTTGATGTTTCCTGGCATCGTGCCGATATCATGGTTCATGCTAACGGCCACTCGCCAATCCGGACCAGTGTCGAAGTTTACGTGCCGCCTCCTGAAGCAGATCTGCTAGTGATCAGCGATATTGACGATACCGTCATGTTCACCGGTGTCGCTGAAAAACTCAAAATGCTGTATCGCTTGTTTGTCCGTAAACCTCATCGACGTACGGCTTTTCCTGGGGTGGCATCGCTTTATCAGGCACTGTATCGAGGGGAAACAGAGAAAGCTGAACGGCCTATTTTGTATGTTTCCCGAGGGCCTTGGGCAATCTATGAGATGTTGGAAACCTTCTTTCAGCTTAACCGTATTCCTGTTGGGCCTATTCTATTCCTACGCGAGTGGGGAATTTCTCTGCGCCGCCCTTGGCCGCGGCGGGCTGAAGCGCATAAGCGTGATTTGATCGACCGGATGTTAGCGCTTTATCACGATATGCCCTGCATTTTGATCGGTGACAGCGGCCAGCACGATCCAGAAGTTTATACCGAGGTGGTGAAGGCATATCCGACACGAATCAAGGCGATCTATATTCGTCGGGTTGATAAAGATCCTCAGCGTGAAGAGGCGATTCAGCGTTTACGAGATGAACTTGCCCATACTGATTGCGAATTAGTACTCGCCGCTGACAGTATTTTGATCGCCAAACATGCCTACTCTAAAGGCGATATTTCTGCCAGAGGGCTGCAGGCTGTGCAGCGGGATGTAGACGCGCATCACAATGACCCTGAGTAG
- a CDS encoding GlsB/YeaQ/YmgE family stress response membrane protein, with translation MGFLAWILFGLIAGVIAKVIMPGKDPGGLIVTILLGIAGAFVGGWIGSLVGLGTMGDFSFGSFVTAIVGALVLLAGYRMIKK, from the coding sequence ATGGGTTTTTTAGCGTGGATTTTGTTCGGCCTTATTGCCGGCGTTATTGCAAAAGTAATTATGCCCGGTAAAGATCCAGGTGGTCTTATTGTGACTATTCTCCTCGGTATTGCTGGGGCATTTGTTGGTGGCTGGATCGGCTCACTGGTTGGGCTTGGCACCATGGGTGACTTTAGCTTTGGCAGTTTTGTGACCGCCATTGTAGGTGCATTGGTATTGTTAGCTGGTTACCGCATGATTAAGAAGTAA
- a CDS encoding ATP-binding cassette domain-containing protein: MNASFSPPSLMTTVPTLHFEQVSFAHRGHRLLAPTTLSLSGCQRTLIMGPNGAGKSLLMRLAHGLLTPNSGHVNWQGVPPTQAMVFQRPVLLRRSAVDNLTYALAVSGVPRRQRKCMALQALEKFGLIALAKRPARVLSGGEQQRLALARAWLLNPAVLFLDEPTSALDPAAIKAVEDAVNEFHQNGTRIIMTTHDLHQARRLADEVVFMYSGQVLEHTPAHRFFDTPASAQAGAFIRGELVW; encoded by the coding sequence ATGAACGCCTCGTTTTCCCCACCGTCCCTGATGACGACCGTGCCCACGCTACATTTTGAACAGGTGAGCTTTGCGCACCGTGGCCACCGCTTGCTCGCCCCCACCACGCTGTCACTCTCAGGCTGCCAGCGCACACTTATTATGGGCCCCAATGGCGCTGGGAAGAGCCTGTTAATGCGTCTAGCTCACGGCCTGCTAACTCCCAATAGTGGTCACGTTAATTGGCAAGGAGTGCCGCCAACCCAAGCCATGGTTTTTCAGCGCCCGGTGCTACTACGCCGCTCGGCAGTTGATAACCTGACGTATGCCTTGGCAGTTAGCGGAGTGCCACGTCGGCAACGCAAGTGCATGGCCCTGCAGGCGCTCGAAAAATTTGGCTTAATCGCGCTTGCCAAGCGCCCAGCACGGGTGCTTTCCGGCGGTGAACAGCAGCGTCTTGCGCTTGCTCGTGCTTGGCTACTCAATCCTGCCGTGCTGTTTTTAGATGAACCAACCTCTGCCTTAGACCCTGCTGCGATCAAGGCGGTTGAAGATGCAGTGAACGAGTTTCACCAGAATGGCACCCGTATCATTATGACTACCCACGATCTGCATCAAGCCCGCCGCTTAGCCGATGAAGTGGTGTTTATGTATAGCGGCCAAGTGCTAGAACACACGCCTGCCCATCGCTTTTTTGACACGCCAGCTTCCGCCCAAGCGGGAGCCTTTATCCGCGGCGAACTTGTTTGGTAA
- the pgi gene encoding glucose-6-phosphate isomerase, translated as MASATRTTPDTLPAWQTLKHHADTLQHMHLKNLFGDDGSRWLNFTRQVAGLTLDLSKQRWDDDTLEHLLALAHEAGMPGAIDALLSGKRVNVSENRPALHTALRLPADATLEVEGEDVVAAVHDSLAQMERLVQRLQAGQWRGATGKPIRHVVNLGVGGSDLGPLMVTHALADYRPKEGHPLDVHFASTMDGSQLADYLSRFNPETTLFVLSSKSFTTIDTLSNANTAKDWLLGKLSEHGDLPNAAPLSAELIVRQHFIGVSASPEKMSEWGISSDHQLMFWDWVGGRYSLWGTIGLPIALVVGMDNFRELLAGAHAMDCHFRDAPMEENLPVLLGLAGIWNVNFLDIRAHSILPYDGRLEYFAAYLEQLEMESNGKSVTRQGQAVNYSTCPVLWGQLGPNAQHAFYQLLHQGTQPVVCDFIAPLKRYDEVEDPDTRRHLKAQHRLALANCFAQSRVLMLGDDALEDEGPRPEHKRYRGNQPSTTVLLDKLTPFTLGALIALYEHKVFVQAVIWDINPFDQWGVELGKKIATDTQAIIDGGGDISRMDASSRGLIEAFWAAEQE; from the coding sequence ATGGCTTCAGCAACACGCACGACTCCCGATACACTACCCGCATGGCAAACGTTGAAGCATCATGCTGACACGCTACAACACATGCACTTAAAAAACTTATTCGGTGATGATGGTAGTCGCTGGCTGAACTTTACGCGCCAAGTGGCAGGTTTAACCTTGGATTTATCTAAACAGCGTTGGGATGATGACACCCTTGAACACTTGCTGGCGCTGGCGCATGAAGCAGGAATGCCTGGGGCGATTGATGCGTTGCTAAGTGGGAAGCGTGTCAACGTCAGTGAAAATCGCCCCGCACTCCATACCGCTTTACGGTTACCTGCTGATGCCACGCTTGAAGTAGAAGGGGAAGATGTGGTGGCCGCTGTGCATGACAGCCTTGCCCAAATGGAGCGCTTGGTTCAGCGCTTGCAGGCGGGGCAGTGGCGTGGTGCAACTGGAAAGCCAATCCGTCATGTGGTGAATTTAGGTGTCGGCGGTTCGGATCTTGGTCCGTTAATGGTCACCCATGCGCTGGCAGATTATCGTCCAAAAGAGGGGCATCCATTGGACGTGCACTTTGCGTCGACCATGGATGGCTCCCAGCTTGCGGATTATTTAAGTCGCTTTAATCCTGAAACAACCCTGTTCGTTTTATCGTCCAAGTCGTTTACCACTATCGACACGCTTTCCAATGCTAATACGGCCAAAGACTGGTTGTTAGGAAAGCTCTCTGAGCATGGCGATCTCCCCAATGCCGCACCATTAAGCGCAGAGTTAATTGTTCGCCAGCACTTCATTGGCGTGTCGGCGAGCCCTGAAAAGATGAGTGAGTGGGGTATTTCCTCAGATCATCAACTGATGTTCTGGGACTGGGTCGGCGGGCGTTACTCCTTGTGGGGCACCATTGGCCTACCGATTGCGCTCGTTGTAGGTATGGATAACTTCCGCGAACTGTTGGCGGGTGCCCATGCAATGGACTGTCACTTCCGTGATGCACCGATGGAAGAAAACCTGCCAGTACTGCTGGGGTTAGCTGGTATCTGGAACGTCAATTTCCTGGATATTCGTGCCCATTCCATACTGCCCTATGATGGGCGCTTAGAGTACTTTGCCGCTTATCTTGAACAGCTTGAGATGGAGTCCAATGGTAAGTCGGTGACTCGCCAAGGCCAGGCGGTGAATTATTCAACGTGTCCAGTGCTGTGGGGGCAACTCGGTCCCAACGCTCAGCACGCCTTCTATCAGCTGCTTCACCAGGGCACCCAGCCGGTCGTGTGTGATTTTATAGCACCGCTGAAGCGCTACGATGAGGTGGAAGACCCAGATACACGTCGCCATTTAAAAGCACAGCACCGTTTAGCGCTGGCAAATTGCTTTGCTCAGTCACGAGTGTTAATGCTGGGAGATGACGCCCTAGAGGATGAAGGCCCCCGCCCAGAGCACAAGCGCTATCGAGGAAACCAGCCCTCTACAACGGTTCTGTTGGATAAGCTAACACCCTTTACGTTGGGGGCACTGATCGCCCTGTATGAGCACAAAGTGTTTGTACAGGCCGTCATTTGGGATATTAATCCGTTTGATCAGTGGGGCGTTGAGCTAGGTAAGAAAATTGCCACCGACACCCAGGCGATTATTGATGGAGGCGGTGATATTTCCCGGATGGATGCTTCCAGTCGTGGCCTAATTGAGGCGTTTTGGGCGGCAGAACAGGAGTAG
- a CDS encoding ABC transporter permease, which yields MTPSDNPFYTAFALILGMDQGLIAIVTLSLQVSLIAVLLASALALPLGAALALWRFPGRNALIVLLNALMGLPPVVAGLCVYLLLSRAGPLGQFGLLFTPTAMVIAQVILVFPIIAALTRQQVETLHNEYAEQLRSLGLKPLRMMPTLLWDARFGLLTVILAGFGRASAEVGAVMIVGGNIDGVTRVMTTSIVLETSKGNLPLALGLGIVLLSLVTLINALAHTVSETAKRRLG from the coding sequence ATGACCCCAAGTGATAACCCATTTTACACAGCGTTTGCATTGATTCTGGGCATGGATCAGGGGCTAATCGCTATCGTGACGCTGTCATTGCAGGTATCACTCATTGCAGTACTGCTTGCTAGTGCACTGGCATTACCACTAGGCGCTGCACTCGCCCTTTGGCGCTTCCCTGGCCGCAATGCGTTGATTGTGCTGCTCAACGCGCTTATGGGCCTTCCCCCAGTGGTCGCTGGGCTATGTGTTTATCTGCTGCTTTCCCGCGCGGGGCCACTAGGTCAGTTTGGGCTGCTGTTTACGCCAACGGCCATGGTGATTGCACAAGTCATTTTAGTATTCCCGATTATTGCCGCCCTTACTCGCCAACAAGTAGAGACACTACATAACGAGTATGCCGAACAGCTGCGCTCTCTTGGTCTGAAGCCGCTACGCATGATGCCTACACTGCTGTGGGACGCGCGTTTCGGACTATTAACCGTGATACTCGCAGGCTTTGGTCGCGCCAGTGCTGAAGTCGGTGCAGTGATGATTGTTGGTGGCAATATCGATGGCGTCACCCGTGTAATGACCACCAGCATTGTGCTGGAAACCAGTAAAGGCAACCTCCCCCTCGCGCTGGGATTAGGCATAGTGCTGCTTAGCCTTGTGACGCTCATTAATGCATTGGCTCACACGGTCAGTGAAACGGCTAAAAGGCGGTTAGGATGA
- a CDS encoding zinc metallopeptidase — MVIVLIVLALAIFVLPNLWAKWVLKRHTRGRDDYPGTGAELAEHLLRRLGIDGVRVERTEFGDHYDPESRCVRLTPDHYDGRSLTAVTVAAHEVGHAIQHHEGYAPLLARSRLVQVAQKAEKLGAILMMAAPFLFVLTRLPGGLAAVIAMAVISFGTAALVHLVTLPVEFDASFNRALPLLKEYVPPYDMPGARHVLTACAFTYVAASLASVMNLGRWLVILRR; from the coding sequence ATGGTCATTGTGTTAATTGTGTTGGCGCTGGCCATTTTTGTTCTGCCTAACCTATGGGCAAAGTGGGTATTAAAACGCCATACCCGTGGTCGAGATGACTATCCTGGCACCGGCGCGGAGCTTGCTGAGCATCTGCTTCGCCGTTTGGGTATTGATGGTGTGAGGGTTGAGCGTACCGAGTTTGGTGATCATTACGACCCGGAATCGCGATGCGTGCGACTTACTCCCGACCACTATGATGGCCGTTCACTGACGGCGGTGACCGTCGCTGCCCACGAGGTCGGGCACGCTATTCAACACCATGAAGGCTACGCGCCCCTGCTAGCCAGAAGCCGTTTGGTTCAAGTAGCGCAAAAGGCAGAAAAGTTAGGTGCTATTTTAATGATGGCTGCACCTTTTCTGTTTGTGCTCACAAGGCTGCCCGGTGGGCTGGCAGCGGTTATCGCCATGGCCGTCATTAGTTTTGGCACCGCCGCACTGGTGCACTTAGTGACGCTACCTGTTGAGTTCGATGCCAGCTTTAACCGCGCGTTGCCACTGCTTAAAGAGTACGTGCCGCCCTATGACATGCCCGGCGCTCGTCATGTGCTTACTGCTTGCGCGTTCACCTACGTTGCTGCTTCGTTAGCCAGCGTGATGAACCTTGGTCGCTGGCTGGTGATTTTGCGGCGTTGA
- a CDS encoding type 1 glutamine amidotransferase domain-containing protein has translation MKQALNGKRVAILATNGFEESELSVPRAALQKEGVEVHVVSVDGDAIRAWAETDWGDTYKADRSLANANESDYHALVLPGGLFNPDELRLNDNALSFVKAFFQAGKPVAAICHAPWILINAELVKGRKMTSVASVAQDLRNAGANWVDESVVVDSGLVTSRTPKDLDAFNAKLLEELQEGRHSGQHA, from the coding sequence ATGAAACAAGCACTCAATGGTAAACGCGTGGCTATTTTGGCTACCAATGGTTTTGAGGAATCTGAGTTAAGCGTGCCCCGCGCTGCCTTGCAAAAAGAGGGTGTCGAGGTGCACGTCGTTTCTGTTGACGGTGACGCCATACGGGCTTGGGCGGAAACAGACTGGGGCGATACGTATAAGGCCGATAGGTCGCTAGCTAACGCCAACGAGTCTGACTACCATGCGTTGGTACTTCCCGGTGGTTTGTTTAATCCTGATGAGCTTAGGCTTAATGATAATGCGCTGTCTTTTGTAAAAGCGTTTTTTCAGGCGGGTAAGCCAGTGGCTGCTATCTGTCACGCCCCATGGATATTAATTAACGCAGAGTTAGTGAAAGGTCGCAAAATGACGTCGGTCGCGAGTGTGGCTCAAGACTTGCGAAATGCCGGCGCTAATTGGGTCGACGAGTCTGTCGTTGTGGATAGCGGCTTAGTTACCAGCCGGACGCCAAAAGATTTGGACGCTTTCAACGCCAAGCTGCTTGAAGAGCTGCAGGAAGGTCGTCATTCAGGTCAGCACGCTTAA
- a CDS encoding substrate-binding domain-containing protein, translating to MKKTITLATASLLTSGLVGLSWSVSLLADDDFITLASTTSTENSGLFDAIIPVFTDTTGIGVRVVAVGTGQAFEIARRGDADSLLVHDTTGEEQFIADGYASERLDVMYNDFVVVGPSDDPAAISSSANVTEAFARIAESESPFASRGDDSGTNRAELRLWEGAAVTPHGEWYRELGSGMGPTLNTAAGMNAYTFTDRATWVAFENPQDLTLLFEGDDALFNQYGTLLLSEQQHPHLKHDLAAQWHQWLVSEEGQQAIADFDVNGQQLFFPNAQSSSNTQ from the coding sequence ATGAAAAAAACTATAACGTTGGCTACCGCTAGCTTATTAACCTCTGGATTAGTAGGCCTCTCGTGGAGTGTCTCACTGCTCGCTGACGATGATTTCATCACCTTAGCGTCAACCACTTCCACTGAAAACTCAGGGCTATTTGACGCGATTATTCCTGTTTTTACTGACACAACGGGCATTGGCGTGCGTGTGGTCGCTGTAGGGACAGGGCAAGCGTTTGAGATTGCCCGCCGAGGAGATGCCGATAGCCTGCTGGTGCATGACACAACGGGCGAAGAGCAGTTTATTGCCGATGGCTACGCCAGCGAGCGTCTGGACGTGATGTATAACGACTTTGTGGTTGTCGGACCCAGCGATGATCCCGCAGCCATTAGCAGTAGTGCCAACGTCACCGAGGCGTTTGCACGTATCGCGGAAAGCGAATCGCCCTTTGCATCCCGTGGAGATGATAGTGGCACCAACCGTGCCGAACTGCGTTTATGGGAAGGCGCAGCGGTGACTCCTCATGGTGAATGGTATCGCGAGTTAGGTAGCGGTATGGGGCCAACCCTAAACACCGCTGCAGGGATGAACGCCTACACTTTCACTGATCGTGCAACTTGGGTAGCGTTTGAAAATCCGCAAGACTTAACACTGTTATTTGAAGGCGACGATGCGCTGTTTAATCAGTACGGCACTCTTCTGCTTTCTGAACAGCAACACCCGCACTTGAAGCATGATTTAGCGGCCCAGTGGCACCAGTGGTTGGTATCTGAAGAAGGACAGCAAGCGATTGCCGATTTTGACGTCAACGGCCAACAGTTATTTTTCCCTAACGCGCAGTCTTCGTCTAACACACAGTAG
- the cmoA gene encoding carboxy-S-adenosyl-L-methionine synthase CmoA, which produces MSDASYRDAIFSTPLDKVARFSFDEQVVACFPDMIRRSVPGYGQILGMLSLIAQRHLRHGAHVYDLGCSLGASGLALAGALPADAFRYTGVDLSPAMVARAKQTFLEECPDHAMQIEEADIRTLEYAPSGMIILNFTLQFLPPADRDALLKRLYDALEPGGVLILSEKTIDADERDNAWRVERYHDFKRANGYSDMEISQKRTALENVLIPDTLDALHGRLALAGFPRSMTWFQYLNFTSLIAFKED; this is translated from the coding sequence ATGAGTGATGCATCTTACCGCGACGCTATCTTTTCAACACCCTTAGATAAGGTGGCAAGGTTCTCCTTCGACGAACAGGTCGTTGCGTGTTTCCCTGATATGATCCGCCGTTCGGTGCCCGGTTACGGGCAAATCCTCGGCATGTTGAGCTTAATTGCCCAACGCCATTTGCGCCATGGCGCTCACGTATACGACTTAGGTTGCTCGCTGGGCGCATCTGGCCTAGCGCTGGCGGGCGCACTCCCCGCCGATGCCTTTCGCTATACTGGCGTGGATCTTTCACCCGCCATGGTGGCTAGGGCTAAGCAAACCTTTTTGGAAGAGTGCCCAGATCATGCCATGCAGATCGAGGAGGCCGACATACGCACCCTTGAGTATGCACCTTCCGGCATGATCATTCTCAACTTTACACTGCAGTTTCTCCCCCCCGCCGATCGCGATGCGCTGCTGAAGCGGCTTTACGATGCCCTTGAACCGGGCGGCGTACTGATTTTATCGGAGAAAACCATCGATGCCGATGAACGGGATAACGCGTGGCGGGTTGAGCGCTACCATGACTTCAAGCGCGCCAATGGCTACAGCGATATGGAAATCAGCCAAAAGCGCACTGCGCTGGAAAACGTACTGATTCCCGACACGCTTGATGCCTTACATGGCCGCTTAGCCCTAGCGGGCTTTCCTCGCTCAATGACCTGGTTCCAGTACTTGAACTTTACCTCGCTGATCGCCTTCAAGGAGGATTAA